Proteins encoded together in one Psilocybe cubensis strain MGC-MH-2018 chromosome 8, whole genome shotgun sequence window:
- a CDS encoding mRNA export protein mlo3 → MDKSLDEIIASKPKAGRRGSSRRSSAREQVLGKPVTTPVQRARAAANPAADSKAVVTQASEKIIVSNLPSDVNEAQIKDLFNQTVGALRDITLHYDASGRSKGIATVTFQKKGDGAKAFQQYNNRLIDGKRPMKIELVLDPSRPPPLTSRVAPAPAANGRTAGPRPAATRGRRHVRGRGGARKNDRPPKTAADLDAEMEDYTAANAPAAAAA, encoded by the exons ATGGACAAGTCCCTCGACGAG ATTATTGCCTCCAAGCCCAAGGCAGGGCGCCGTGGATCCAGCCGTCGCTCTTCAGCTCGTGAGCAAGTCCTCGGAAAGCCTGTCACAACCCCTGTGCAACGTGCCCGTGCTGCTGCCAACCCCGCCGCTGATAGCAAGGCTGTTGTCACCCAAGCATCGGAGAAAATCATCGTTTCGAACTTGCCGAGCGACGTGAATGAAGCTCAGATTAAG GATCTGTTCAACCAAACTGTTGGAGCGTTGCGTGATATCACCCTTCATTACGACGCCTCTGGACGCTCAAAGGGAATTGCCACCGTCACCTTCCAGAAGAAAGGTGACGGGGCCAAGGCTTTCCAGCAATACAATAACCGACTCATCGATGGCA AACGCCCGATGAAGATCGAACTCGTCCTCGACCCATCTCGCCCTCCTCCCCTGACTTCCCGTGTTGCACCTGCCCCCGCCGCCAATGGTAGGACTGCAGGACCTAG ACCCGCCGCAACTCGTGGTCGCCGACACGTCAGAGGTCGAGGCGGCGCCCGCAAGAACGACAGGCCTCCCAAGACGGCCGCCGATCTTGACGCTGAGATGGAG GATTACACTGCTGCCAATgcacctgctgctgctgcagcCTAA
- a CDS encoding Caffeine resistance protein 5: protein MSDIFRDSTFGSLLNTLSNGRLFPYPEQRPDWVLPESLRNSPAGRSSDDTHIEKPVTASAAHSTKSSTDLEKNPTEVTEKPVSVKPTVGWYGDDDPDNPMNWSLFKRCFVVAMTCLLTTSVYTGSAIYTASIPGIMDTFDVSQTAATAGLSLYVIAYGIGPMFFSPLSEIPSIGRRPIYIITLIIFVALQVPTLYANNIHTLLAMRFFAGFFGSPALASGGATIQDMFHFIKLPNAMVLWSVTALCGPLLGPIMGGFAAMANGWKWPIYELLWLTGFTLILLIFWYPETNAETILLQRAQRIRKRTGMQHLTSDSEDKQAHLAFSSIIFESLLRPFQLMTEPVILYLNLYIALGYAIFYLWFEAFPLVYIEIYHFNLGTSALPFMGLLITACLTGACYLIYNKYVIEATFLRTGAIIPESRLTIALFAAPFGPIALFIFGWTAREDIHWMAPTIGAALFLPGLFLVFQGAVVYLPMSYPRYAASILAGNGLCRALLGGAFPLFGRSLYESLGIGGGCSLLAGITIAFWPGLWYLWKNGAKIRAKSKYANF from the exons ATGTCCGACATATTCAGAGACTCGACATTCGGGAGTCTCCTGAACACACTCTCCAATGGACGCCTATTCCCATACCCCGAACAGCGTCCTGATTGGGTGCTTCCAGAGAGCCTGCGCAACTCGCCGGCTGGGCGATCATCAGACGATACGCATATAGAAAAGCCTGTCACTGCCTCTGCGGCGCATTCGACGAAAAGCTCAACAGACCTTGAGAAGAACCCCACAGAAGTTACAGAAAAGCCTGTGTCGGTAAAGCCGACCGTGGGCTGGTATGGGGACGATGACCCGGATAATCCGAT GAACTGGTCGTTGTTTAAACGATGCTTTGTGGTCGCTATGACTTGTCTTCTGACAACTAGCGTGTACACGGGATCAGCTATCTA TACCGCTTCAATCCCAGGAATCATGGATACATTCGATGTCTCGCAAACAGCCGCCACGGCTGGTCTCTCACTCTATGTTATCGCCTACGGTATCGGCCCCATGTTCTTCAGTCCCCTTTCCGAAATCCCCTCCATTGGCAGAAGGCCAATCTACATTATTACTCTCATTATTTTCGTCGCTCTGCAAGTCCCGACTCTGTATGCCAACAACATTCATACCCTTCTTGCCATGCGTTTCTTTGCTGGCTTCTTCGGCTCTCCGGCGCTTGCTAGTGGTGGTGCTACAATCCAGGATAT GTTCCACTTCATCAAGCTCCCCAACGCTATGGTTCTCTGGAGTGTCACAGCTCTCTGTGGAC CGCTTCTCGGTCCCATCATGGGTGGTTTCGCAGCCATGGCCAACGGATGGAAGTGGCCCATCTATGAGCTTTTGTGGCTTACGGGCTTCACTCTCATCTTGTTGATCTTCTGGTACCCCGAGACGAATGCCGAGACTATCCTCCTTCAACGCGCCCAACGCATCCGCAAACGAACCGGCATGCAGCACCTCACCAGCGACAGCGAGGACAAGCAGGCCCATCTTGCTTTCTCGTCCATCATCTTCGAGTCTCTCCTCCGTCCGTTCCAGCTCATGACTGAGCCCGTCATTCTTTATCTCAATCTCTATATTGCTCTCGGCTATGCTATCTTCTACT TGTGGTTTGAGGCCTTCCCGCTCGTCTACATCGAGATCTACCATTTCAATCTCGGTACATCCGCCCTGCCGTTCATGGGACTCCTGATCACCGCCTGCCTCACCGGAGCCTGCTACCTCATCTACAACAAATACGTCATTGAGGCTACCTTCCTCCGCACTGGCGCAATCATCCCCGAGTCGCGTCTCACCATCGCCCTCTTCGCCGCACCGTTCGGGCCTATTGCCCTCTTCATCTTTGGCTGGACTGCTCGTGAGGATATCCACTGGATGGCACCTACAATCGGAGCTGCTCTCTTCTTGCCTGG ACTCTTCCTCGTTTTCCAAGGCGCTGTGGTGTATCTACCCATGTCATACCCAAGATACGCTGCTTCCATCCTCGCTGGAAACGGTCTTTGCAGAGCTCTTCTCGGTGGAGCGTTCCC ACTCTTCGGACGCTCTCTCTATGAATCTCTTGGCATCGGAGGTGGCTGCTCTCTCCTCGCTGGTATCACCATTGCCTTCTGGCCAGGTCTCTGGTACCTCTGGAAGAACGGCGCCAAAATCAGAGCTAAATCGAAATACGCCAATTTCTAA
- a CDS encoding Cytochrome P450 monooxygenase 98 → MALSSSFVYFILAAFALKKLADVLSSKGKRAPYPPGPKPLPLIGNALDFPSEKFAQNYADWAKKYDSPIVHAESLGNHVVVLNKLEDAIELLEVRAKLYSDRPTLPIFPLMGWDFNVALMPYGDMWRQHRRICQQNFNPQAVRKYESLQTEKVQRFLRSLLETPQDFETHNKIFSVSLTTCMMYGYDIKSVDDRVIEVAEEGNVIGGRLVVPGGSLINIFPFLKHIPAWFPGASSHKAAVECKKLTEEMMRIPTDFVKKSLAEGTAVPSLVTDFYERKYAVGASEEEEELIKNVAYTVYGAASDTTISASNTFICQMVLNPDVQRKAQEEIDRVVGSKRLPTFEDRKSLPYLEAIYREVLRFKPPIPISVAHAVTEDDHYKGYLIPKGTVVYPNIWAMSHDEEVYTEPFAFNPDRFFDENGKLNDDDRILAYGFGRRICVGKSVASTSLWLQMATTLACFTMSKAKDANGKEIEVDTNYEESGLLIRKEPFACSFTVRSPAARKLVLDPN, encoded by the exons ATGGCTCTCTCATCCTCTTTTGTGTACTTCATTCTAGCTGCGTTCGCACTCAAGAAGCTGGCGGATGTCCTGTCTTCGAAGGGGAAGCGGGCGCCTTATCCCCCTGGCCCGAAGCCATTGCCTCTGATTGGAAACGCACTCGACTTCCCATCGGAGAAATTCGCCCAGAACTATGCCGACTGGGCAAAGAAATACGATA GTCCTATTGTACACGCCGAGTCACTGGGAAATCACGTTGTCGTCCTGAATAAACTCGAGGATGCGATCGAGCTCCTTGAAGTCCGCGCAAAGTTATATTCTGACAGACCTACTTTACCGATCTTCCCTCT AATGGGATGGGACTTCAATGTTGCATTGATGCCATACGGCGACATGTGGAGACAGCATAGGAGAATCTGCCAGCAGAATTTCAACCCACAGGCAGTCCGCAAGTACGAGTCTCTCCAGACAGAGAAAGTACAGCGCTTCCTTCGATCTCTGCTTGAGACACCCCAGGACTTTGAAACGCACAACAAAAT CTTTTCTGTTTCTCTCACTACCTGCATGATGTACGGCTATGATATCAAGTCAGTCGACGACCGGGTTATCGAAGTCGCGGAAGAGGGCAACGTTATCGGAGGCCGCCTCGTCGTGCCTGGAGGAAGTCTCATCAACATCTTCCCCTTCCTCAAACACATCCCCGCATGGTTCCCCGGTGCCTCCTCTCACAAGGCAGCTGTAGAGTGCAAGAAGCTCACAGAAGAGATGATGCGAATTCCAACGGATTTCGTCAAGAAGAGCTTG GCTGAAGGCACCGCTGTACCTTCTTTGGTTACTGATTTCTACGAGAGGAAGTACGCCGTTGGCGcttcagaggaagaggaagagttgATCAAGAACGTCGCATACACTGTATATGGAG CTGCATCGGACACA ACAATCTCAGCCTCCAACACCTTCATTTGCCAGATGGTTCTCAACCCCGATGTCCAGCGCAAAGCCCAGGAAGAAATCGACCGCGTAGTAGGATCTAAGCGCCTGCCCACATTCGAAGACCGCAAATCTCTGCCCTACCTCGAAGCTATTTATAGGGAGGTTCTGCGATTCAAGCCCCCCATTCCCATCAGCGTCGCACATGCCGTCACTGAAGACGATCACTACAAGGGATACCTGATCCCCAAGG GAACCGTTGTCTACCCTAATATCTG GGCTATGTCGCACGACGAGGAAGTTTACACTGAACCTTTCGCGTTCAACCCGGACAGGTTCTTCGATGAGAACGGCAAGTTGAACGATGATGACAGGATCTTGGCCTATGGCTTCGGTCGCAG AATCTGTGTGGGCAAGTCCGTCGCTAGCACCTCT CTGTGGCTTCAAATGGCAACAACCCTTGCCTGTTTCACCATGTCCAAAGCCAAAGACGCCAACGGCAAAGAAATCGAGGTCGACACCAATTACGAAGAGTCAGGCCTGCTGAT CCGTAAAGAGCCATTTGCCTGCTCGTTCACCGTCCGCTCTCCCGCTGCTCGTAAACTCGTTCTGGATCCAAACTAG
- a CDS encoding Cytochrome P450 monooxygenase COX2: MTAMIFSICISALLLWVIKRLLKFFVVGKQRNYPPGPTPKPFIGNLLDFPTTNAALVYAEWGKKYNSPIVHAEVLGNHVVVINNINVAEELLEHPERARIYADRPAKPVTDLMGWNINVAVMPYGEEWRKRRKVCQKHFNLDASKSYEPLQIAQVRKLLQGLLDSPEQFDAHSKMFSAALTIKMMYGYDIADLNDPCVTLADEALSLGTRLVVPGANLIDIFPPLRHVPAWFPGASSQKKAAIIRRMTDEVVRLPLDYVKKSFKDGTAVPSLVREFYEKQQTTASSQEEEDIITSVAYTVYGAASDTVRSFFYLMAVNPDTQKKAQLEIDRVIGAKRLPVLADRASLPYVEAIYREVLRLRPPFPLGIPHCLMEDDHYRGYFMPKGTIVLTNTWAMSYDEQVYPEPQAFFPERYFVEGKLDKERILAYGFGRRICAGKHVASLSVWLMIASVLATFTITPRKDENGNDIEINGDIEDHGLMNHKKKFDCPILYAEALGIRFLVLNDAADAAQLLESSSRAKIYADRPLIPIVKVMGWEKNVAIMPYGDAWRQHRRVIQNNFNNPKAVQKFEPIQTKKIRQLLQGLLNTPEKFEAHSKMFSASLTIALMYGYEIKSLDEPCVTMADEALSLGARLLLPGASLMNAFPVLRHVPEWFPGASARKKAGVIRRMTDEIETGTVVPSLVADFYEKMYTVGASEVEEEMIKNVAYTVYGGT, encoded by the exons ATGACTGCTATGATTTTCAGTATATGCATATCCGCACTTCTCTTGTGGGTAATCAAAAGATTGCTAAAGTTCTTCGTCGTTGGAAAACAACGGAACTACCCTCCTGGGCCGACCCCAAAGCCGTTTATTGGAAACTTACTCGATTTCCCAACTACCAACGCTGCACTAGTATACGCGGAATGGGGAAAGAAGTACAACA GTCCAATTGTTCATGCCGAAGTCCTGGGTAATCATGTCGTCGTCATCAACAACATTAATGTCGCAGAAGAACTACTCGAACACCCTGAAAGAGCGAGGATCTACGCAGATAGGCCAGCAAAGCCTGTCACAGACTT GATGGGTTGGAATATTAACGTAGCCGTGATGCCGTACGGAGAAGAATGGAGGAAACGGAGGAAAGTATGCCAAAAGCACTTTAACCTCGATGCGTCCAAGAGCTACGAACCACTCCAAATTGCGCAAGTCAGGAAACTCCTCCAAGGCCTCCTCGATTCCCCGGAACAATTCGATGCCCATAGCAAGAT GTTCTCTGCCGCCTTGACAATCAAGATGATGTATGGATACGATATCGCAGATCTCAACGATCCATGCGTGACTCTAGCTGACGAGGCGCTTTCCCTTGGAACTCGATTGGTAGTACCAGGTGCCAATCTCATAGACATATTTCCACCCCTGCGACATGTCCCCGCATGGTTCCCGGGCGCATCATCTCAAAAAAAGGCTGCAATAATTCGTCGTATGACAGATGAGGTTGTACGATTGCCACTGGATTATGTGAAAAAGAGTTTC AAAGACGGCACGGCTGTACCATCTTTGGTTCGCGAATTTTATGAAAAGCAACAGACGACAGCTAGTTCtcaggaagaggaagacatCATAACAAGTGTTGCATATACCGTGTACGGAG CTGCGTCAGACACTGTAA GATCTTTCTTTTACCTAATGGCCGTAAATCCAGACACTCAAAAGAAGGCTCAACTCGAGATTGACCGAGTAATTGGTGCCAAACGTCTTCCGGTCCTTGCGGACAGGGCGTCGCTTCCTTATGTTGAAGCGATTTACAGAGAAGTTCTGCGCTTGAGgcctccttttcctcttgGCATACCTCACTGTCTCATGGAAGATGATCACTACAGGGGTTACTTTATGCCTAAAG GAACAATTGTCCTCACCAATACATG GGCTATGTCGTACGACGAACAAGTCTATCCAGAACCGCAAGCTTTTTTCCCAGAAAGATATTTTGTAGAAGGCAAGCTCGACAAAGAAAGAATACTTGCATACGGATTTGGGCGAAG GATATGTGCCGGCAAACATGTGGCTAGTTTGTCT GTTTGGCTGATGATTGCCTCGGTTTTGGCAACCTTCACTATCACCCCtagaaaagatgaaaatgggAACGACATAGAAATCAATGGCGATATCGAAGATCACGGTCTTATGAA TCATAAGAAGAAATTTGATT GCCCAATTCTTTACGCCGAAGCCTTGGGAATTCGTTTCCTCGTTCTCAATGATGCTGCAGATGCAGCTCAGTTGCTAGAGAGCTCGTCCCGTGCAAAAATCTACGCCGACAGGCCTTTGATACCTATTGTTAAAGT TATGGGTTGGGAGAAGAATGTGGCGATTATGCCATATGGCGACGCCTGGAGACAACATAGGAGGGTCATTCAAAACAACTTCAACAACCCCAAAGCGGTACAAAAGTTTGAGCCCATTCAAACCAAGAAGATTCGCCAACTATTGCAAGGACTTTTAAACACACCTGAAAAATTTGAAGCGCATAGCAAAAT GTTTTCTGCTTCGCTGACAATTGCATTGATGTACGGATACGAGATCAAATCACTCGATGAGCCCTGTGTCACAATGGCAGATGAGGCACTTTCGCTGGGAGCTCGATTACTTCTACCTGGTGCCAGCTTGATGAACGCCTTTCCGGTCCTCCGACATGTACCTGAATGGTTTCCGGGTGCCTCTGCGCGGAAGAAGGCTGGTGTAATACGTCGTATGACTGACGAAATT GAGACAGGTACCGTAGTGCCGTCTCTAGTTGCTGATTTCTACGAGAAGATGTATACTGTTGGAGCATCCgaggtcgaagaagaaatgatAAAAAATGTGGCATATACGGTGTACGGAGGTACGTAA
- a CDS encoding putative RNA-binding protein (putative RNA-binding protein C328.05) — MHRFPTDFHSQSHSPLSPSPALPLQPPTDDAIEAVILQATSARPGADPRPLRDTRTQLFVGNLPYRVRWQDLKDLFRKAGTVLRADVSLGPDNRSRGYGTVLLATAEDAGRAVDMFNGYSWQSRILEVRLDRLLPEYDSSNPSVAPGSSPVSTSGSSYLMPSTTASTSHQGSSASSFAPDDIDYTSKYQNPDPGSCRNLFVGNLPFHCQWQDLKDLFRQAGTILRADVALAPDGRSRGFGTVVFATDYDAEKAVRMFNGYEYNNRILKVNYDKFSQAMQPAASTSEPVMTANQAYAHQMQIKLPPGFMLDYGPPSGPTSPYEMFSQLQQQHQQQQRQQQQQQQQQQQQQQHRQPHMLHQPQAQHYLQHPLQQQQRGIQPPTSSSSSAASAHNAYTIPPPPSSSSSSDIDSLTSTLASSHLSKLVKPSQRAASSSSSSHAHVHAHKPSPISTAASSSQASSSSDHSMSSTSASSVSQSPNPISGQGGRTLALAHTQSQQQQQHQQQTLQRQLQQQYQQHQQQQHQQQQQQQRHPHHPGPITLPPLRPPIFPLSPHTPQAQAQAHAGMSMSMGMGMGMGMGMGVSTSPLHHPAMGSPYQMYATPGHAVYHQQQHQMHQQRAAAAVLQQQQQQQQQQQQQIQVLPLTPHGLPPITPSMPPFTFLPPPPPQQQQQQQQGVSAFSPVSVHALSRVGGRLVAGAGGSASTASGSSAAAAAAVNTASSLSSAGNAGSNSGSASGASTAATAAASSASSSSSTSSSSADATAATAASSSSSSSSSSSARGDGGRSRGRGRGESNASLASSSSGSRQQQQQQYQQQQQQQYQQQQNVQYPFYSTTPNLHFAIPLPSPGLYVSAVSAAHAGASTSASGVGGAGPGGASAGTGTGTAPLPSPPTHLRLNLAGIPGAFSPGVVMSPGTFYGRPGEVVPNPNPYINAAVGAPVHVHPHPHAHSPGQHPHQQQPNAAVVGGSPGGGVIYPHPVYGLAQSHGAYFYAMSSPHKGGRGVTGMEPKGYFDPMYFPAGVGGGGGGGYGFGGGGGGGGQGGGSGLVNEVMREGSRYESQQQQQREGEGSGKKEEEDSESGSGRASERDKGKGRESASDEEAGSGRDGGGEEAHKAGSGDDEGTAGSDETVDLNAEQGATISRTHSVGYKRKVAKGASGAAAGGSTGGGAGGAEGPGIMSRGNSDPVRGTQASGSMSALGDAPVSSVVAAAPPPMTLRLPERVPWSRKQQQQEAGVVVTPTARTVSAGATGYVSAGAGKSVGASEREGEGEGEGERVSTSTSLPSLSSASSAAQ; from the exons ATGCATCGGTTTCCCACTGACTTCCACTCTCAGTCCCATTCCCCGCTCTCCCCGTCCCCCGCCCTTCCTCTCCAGCCACCCACTGACGATGCCATCGAGGCAGTCATCCTCCAGGCAACATCCGCCAGGCCAGGCGCAGATCCCCGTCCTTTGAGGGACACCAGGACTCAGCTCTTTGTCGGGAAC CTTCCCTATAGGGTCCGATGGCAGGATCTCAAGGACCTCTTCCGCAAGGCAGGCACCGTCCTACGCGCCGACGTCTCCTTAGGGCCAGACAACAGATCGCGTGGCTACGGAACTGTCCTGCTCGCCACAGCCGAGGACGCGGGGCGCGCCGTTGACATGTTCAATGGCTACTCATGGCAGTCCCGCATCCTCGAAGTCCGCCTCGACAGATTGCTACCAGAGTACGACTCCTCCAACCCCTCCGTCGCCCCAGGAAGCTCACCCGTCAGCACCAGCGGCTCAAGCTATCTCATGCCCTCTACCACCGCCTCCACATCCCATCAGGGCTCCTCCGCATCCTCCTTTGCCCCCGACGACATCGATTACACGTCAAAGTACCAAAATCCCGATCCGGGCTCGTGTCGCAACCTCTTTGTCGGAAAT CTTCCTTTTCATTGTCAATGGCAAGATCTTAAAGATTTGTTTCGTCAAGCAGGGACCATCTTACGTGCAGACGTAGCATTGGCACCCGACGGGCGGTCTCGTGGATTCGGCACTGTGGTATTCGCCACAGACTACGACGCTGAAAAAGCAGTCAGAATGTTCAACGG ATACGAATATAATAACCGGATACTTAAAGTGAACTACGACAAGTTTTCGCAGGCGATGCAGCCTGCTGCGAGCACATCTGAGCCTGTGATGACAGCTAATCAGGCGTATGCGCATCAGATGCAGATCAAGCTCCCGCCGGGGTTCATGCTTGACTATGGCCCTCCGTCCGGGCCTACTTCGCCGTATGAGATGTTTTCCCAGTTGCAGCagcaacaccaacaacaacagcgtcagcagcagcagcagcagcagcagcagcaacaacaacagcaacatcGCCAACCGCATATGCTGCACCAGCCACAGGCGCAACATTATTTACAGCATCCTttacaacagcagcagcgagGTATACAGCCTCcaacatcctcatcatcatcagcggCGTCGGCGCATAACGCGTATACCATCCCGCCCCctccctcatcctcatcctcgtcggaCATTGACAGTCTAACGAGCACACTAGCCTCTTCGCACCTCTCAAAATTAGTCAAGCCCAGCCAGCGCgccgcgtcgtcgtcgtcgtcctcgcaCGCGCATGTGCACGCGCATAAGCCGTCGCCGATAAGCACGGCGGCGTCGTCGAGCCAGGCGAGCTCGTCGTCGGATCATTCGATGTCGTCGACTTCTGCGTCGTCTGTGTCGCAGTCGCCGAATCCCATTTCTGGGCAGGGTGGTAGGACGCTTGCGCTTGCGCATACGCAGAgtcagcagcaacagcagcatcagcagcagACGTTACAGCGTCAACTGCAACAGCAGTATCAGCAGcatcagcaacaacaacatcaacagcagcagcagcagcagcggcaccCGCATCATCCGGGCCCGATCACGCTCCCGCCGTTACGCCCGCCCATCTTCCCGCTCTCGCCGCATACACCacaagctcaagctcaagcgCACGCTgggatgtcgatgtcgatgggtatgggaatgggaatggggatgggaatgggagTATCAACGTCGCCACTACATCATCCGGCAATGGGATCGCCGTATCAGATGTACGCGACGCCTGGACATGCCGTgtatcatcagcagcagcaccagatGCATCAGCAGCGcgcggctgctgctgtgctacagcaacagcaacagcagcaacaacaacagcagcagcagattcAGGTTTTACCGTTGACGCCGCATGGGCTCCCGCCGATTACGCCTTCGATGCCGCCGTTTACGTTTTTGCCGCCCCCGcctcctcaacaacaacaacagcagcagcaggggGTGTCGGCGTTTTCGCCGGTGTCTGTGCATGCGCTGTCGCGGGTGGGAGGACGGTTGGTGGCGGGGGCGGGTGGGTCGGCGTCGACGGCGAGCGGCAGTtcagctgctgctgctgccgctgtcAATACTgcttcgtcgttgtcgtccgCCGGCAATGCTGGTTCTAACTCTGGTTCTGCTTCTGGTGCTAGTACAGCTGCTACTGCCGCTGCGTCTTCtgcgtcttcatcatcttcgacttcgtcctcttctgcCGACGCCACAGCCGCTACAGCcgcttcatcatcttcttcgtcgtcgtcttcgtcttctgctcgtggtgatggtggtcgGAGTCGGGGTAGGGGTCGGGGTGAGAGCAATGCGAGCCTTGCGAGTAGTAGTAGTGGTAgcagacagcagcagcagcagcaatatcaacagcaacagcaacagcaatatcagcagcagcagaatgTGCAATACCCGTTTTATAGTACGACGCCGAATTTGCATTTTGCGATTCCGTTGCCTTCGCCTGGGTTATATGTGAGCGCTGTGTCTGCTGCACACGCGGGTGCGTCGACATCAGCTTCGGGAGTAGGAGGAGCAGGACCAGGAGGAGCTAGTGCAGGAACAGGAACGGGAACAGCGCCGCTCCCATCACCACCGACACACCTCCGGCTGAACCTCGCGGGTATACCAGGTGCGTTCTCGCCTGGGGTTGTGATGTCCCCTGGGACGTTCTATGGGCGGCCTGGGGAGGTGGTgccgaatccgaatccgtATATTAATGCGGCTGTTGGTGCGCCTGTGCATGTACATCCGCATCCCCACGCACATTCGCCTGGCCAGCATccacaccaacaacaaccgAACGCAGCTGTCGTAGGCGGTTCACCGGGCGGAGGGGTGATATACCCGCATCCTGTATACGGCCTCGCGCAGTCGCATGGCGCGTACTTTTATGCGATGTCGAGTCCGCATAAGGGGGGTAGAGGTGTTACGGGCATGGAGCCCAAGGGCTATTTTGATCCGATGTATTTTCCGGCGGGTgttgggggtgggggtgggggtgggtatgggtttggaggtggaggtgggggagggggacAAGGAGGGGGGAGTGGGTTGGTTAATGAGGTTATGAGGGAGGGAAGCAGGTATGagtcgcagcagcagcagcagcgggagggggaggggagtgggaagaaggaggaagaggatagtgagagtgggagtgggagggCAAGTGAGAGGGACAAAGGGAAGGGCAGGGAGAGTGCGAGTGACGAAGAGGCGGGGAGTGGCAGGGACGGAGGCGGAGAGGAAGCGCATAAAGCGGGCagtggagatgatgaagggaCCGCTGGGTCGGATGAGACGGTCGATTTGAATGCGGAGCAGGGCGCGACGATATCGCGTACGCATTCTGTTGGGTATAAGCGGAAAGTGGCCAAGGGCGCCTCTGGGGCGGCGGCGGGAGGGAGTACGGGAGGAGGGGCGGGAGGGGCGGAGGGACCTGGGATTATGTCGAGAGGGAACTCGGACCCTGTGCGTGGTACGCAGGCGAGTGGGAGTATGAGCGCTCTTGGGGACGCTCCTGTCTCTAgcgttgttgctgctgcgcCACCGCCGATGACACTGCGGTTGCCAGAACGTGTGCCGTGGAGTCGaaaacagcagcagcaggaggcGGGTGTTGTTGTTACGCCTACGGCTAGGACGGTGTCTGCGGGTGCGACTGGGTATGTTTCTGCGGGTGCTGGGAAGAGTGTGGGTGCTAGCGAGCgtgagggcgagggcgagggcgagggcgagcgggtttcgacgtcgacgtcgctTCCTTCGTTGTCATCTGCATCGTCGGCTGCGCAATAA